From a region of the Triticum aestivum cultivar Chinese Spring chromosome 7D, IWGSC CS RefSeq v2.1, whole genome shotgun sequence genome:
- the LOC123167821 gene encoding uncharacterized protein — protein sequence MYTCHGPRSPAMDEQQQFNVNVKEDARADQEDTLLHLGHHTRLTPGEARAMSSELLLLPPDAPAAKPPSIPSTATTTTLATAADGTTTISSLGQDQLLEIFLRLPSLPALVRATLTCRSWLDAVRSSRSFRNLFRALHPAPLIGIFLDVDEGNVCLFAPFSRSDPGVNKDITLAD from the exons ATGTATACATGTCATGGACCACGGAGCCCGGCCATGGATGAGCAGCAGCAGTTCAATGTCAATGTCAAG GAGGATGCCCGAGCTGACCAGGAGGACACCCTTCTGCACCTCGGCCACCACACAAG GTTAACACCTGGAGAGGCTCGAGCTATGAGCagcgagctgttgctgctgccgccGGATGCTCCAGCGGCGAAACCTCCATCGATTCCCTCCACGGCCACTACCACTACCCTAGCTACCGCCGCCGACGGAACCACCACCATATCCTCGCTCGGCCAAGACCAGCTCCTTGAGATCTTCCTTCGCCTGCCGAGCCTGCCGGCCCTCGTCCGCGCCACGCTCACTTGCCGTTCGTGGCTCGACGCCGTCCGCTCCTCCCGCTCCTTCCGCAACCTCTTCCGCGCCCTCCACCCGGCGCCCCTCATCGGGATCTTCCTCGATGTCGACGAAGGCAATGTCTGCTTGTTCGCCCCCTTCAGCCGCTCAGATCCCGGGGTCAATAAGGACATTACACTGGCAGATTAG